A genomic window from Desulfovermiculus halophilus DSM 18834 includes:
- the putP gene encoding sodium/proline symporter PutP — protein sequence MDAPTFTAFIVYLAVLMSIGIFFYLRTRNLSDYILGGRGLNPWVAALSAGASDMSGWLLLGLPGAMYAGGMNNIWIAIGLSIGAFLNWQFVAKRLRQYTEVANDSITLPDYLENRFNDTSRVLRVISAVVILVFFTIYVSSGLVGGAILFESTFGLDYQVALWVGSLIIVSYTFLGGFMAVSWTDFIQGTLMFLALLIVPMIVIHNMGSWGDVVAKAGKIDPEYLDAFSGMTLLSIISLMAWGLGYFGQPHILARFMAIRYAKDTPKAQMVGMTWMVFGLFGAIFTGFAGIAYFANSPLDNSETVFISLVQLLFNPWIGGILLAAILSAIMSTVDSQLLVCSSAIAEDFYKQILRKEAKRQELVWIGRFSVIILALIATSLAANPESKVLDLVAYAWGGFGASFGPIVLLSLFWRRLTRNGALAGIVLGAVTVIVWKNLSGGFFDLYEILPGFILCALAAIVTSLVDKKPSTEIQAQFDSIGK from the coding sequence ATGGATGCACCGACCTTTACCGCCTTTATTGTCTATCTCGCGGTGTTGATGAGCATAGGAATCTTTTTCTATCTGCGGACCAGAAACCTTTCAGACTATATCCTGGGAGGCCGGGGGCTCAATCCTTGGGTGGCGGCCCTGAGCGCCGGGGCTTCGGACATGAGCGGGTGGCTTCTGCTGGGTCTGCCCGGAGCAATGTACGCCGGGGGAATGAACAATATCTGGATCGCCATAGGCCTGTCCATCGGCGCCTTTTTGAACTGGCAGTTCGTGGCCAAGCGGCTCCGGCAGTATACGGAAGTGGCCAACGACTCCATTACCCTCCCGGACTACCTGGAAAATCGGTTCAACGACACCTCCCGGGTCCTGCGGGTTATCTCCGCCGTGGTCATTCTCGTCTTCTTCACCATTTATGTTTCTTCCGGCCTGGTCGGCGGGGCTATTCTGTTTGAAAGCACCTTTGGTCTGGATTATCAGGTGGCCCTGTGGGTCGGATCGCTGATAATCGTCTCCTACACCTTTCTGGGCGGCTTCATGGCTGTGAGCTGGACGGATTTTATCCAGGGGACCCTCATGTTTCTGGCCCTGTTGATTGTGCCCATGATCGTCATTCACAACATGGGCAGCTGGGGAGATGTCGTGGCCAAGGCCGGAAAAATCGACCCTGAATACCTGGATGCCTTCTCCGGGATGACCCTGTTGTCCATCATATCCCTCATGGCCTGGGGGCTGGGCTATTTCGGGCAGCCGCACATCCTGGCCAGATTCATGGCCATCCGCTATGCCAAGGATACGCCCAAGGCCCAGATGGTGGGCATGACCTGGATGGTTTTCGGGCTCTTCGGGGCCATCTTCACCGGCTTCGCCGGCATCGCCTACTTTGCCAACTCCCCCCTGGACAACTCGGAAACAGTCTTTATCTCCCTGGTCCAGCTCCTGTTCAATCCCTGGATCGGCGGAATACTCCTGGCCGCCATCCTCTCGGCCATCATGAGCACGGTCGACTCCCAGCTCTTGGTCTGCTCCAGCGCCATTGCCGAGGACTTCTACAAACAGATCCTGCGCAAAGAGGCCAAGCGCCAGGAGCTGGTCTGGATCGGCAGATTTTCAGTCATCATTCTGGCCTTGATAGCCACTTCCCTGGCAGCCAACCCGGAGAGCAAGGTCCTGGATCTTGTGGCCTACGCCTGGGGCGGCTTTGGAGCCTCCTTCGGCCCCATTGTCCTTTTATCCCTGTTCTGGAGGCGCTTGACCCGAAACGGGGCCCTGGCCGGAATCGTCCTCGGGGCTGTCACGGTCATCGTCTGGAAGAACCTGTCCGGCGGCTTCTTCGATCTCTACGAGATACTGCCCGGATTCATCCTCTGCGCCCTGGCCGCAATCGTGACCAGCCTGGTGGACAAAAAGCCCTCGACTGAAATCCAGGCCCAGTTCGACTCCATCGGGAAATAA